From Variovorax sp. PMC12, the proteins below share one genomic window:
- a CDS encoding Fe-Mn family superoxide dismutase, whose amino-acid sequence MEHVLPPLPYALDALAPEYSKETLEYHYGKHHNAYVVNLNNLQKGTEFEAMTLEEIVKKSSGGIYNNAAQIWNHTFFWNCMKPQGGGAPGGALAKAIEAKWGSYDAFKEAFVKSAVGNFGSGWTWLVKKADGSVDIVNTGAAGTPLTTADTALLTVDVWEHAYYIDYRNLRPKFVETFLAKLANWEFAEKNFG is encoded by the coding sequence ATGGAACATGTGCTCCCACCCCTGCCGTACGCACTCGACGCGCTGGCACCCGAGTATTCGAAGGAAACCCTCGAGTACCACTACGGCAAGCACCACAACGCCTACGTGGTGAACCTCAACAACCTGCAGAAGGGCACCGAATTCGAAGCGATGACGCTCGAGGAGATCGTCAAGAAATCCAGCGGCGGCATCTACAACAACGCGGCCCAGATCTGGAACCACACCTTCTTCTGGAACTGCATGAAGCCGCAAGGCGGCGGCGCTCCCGGCGGCGCGCTGGCCAAGGCCATCGAAGCCAAGTGGGGCAGCTACGACGCCTTCAAGGAAGCCTTCGTGAAGTCGGCCGTGGGCAACTTCGGCTCGGGCTGGACCTGGCTGGTGAAGAAGGCCGACGGTTCGGTGGACATCGTGAACACCGGCGCCGCCGGCACGCCGCTGACCACCGCGGACACCGCGCTGCTGACGGTGGACGTCTGGGAACACGCCTACTACATCGACTACCGCAACCTGCGCCCGAAGTTCGTCGAAACCTTCCTGGCCAAGCTGGCCAACTGGGAATTCGCAGAGAAGAACTTCGGCTGA
- a CDS encoding DUF192 domain-containing protein — protein sequence MFQRLAALLLVSASFMMTAHAQQQPQTDLPRTQLSVGLYKIDAQIAQTPLQREIGLMFRKEMPQAEGMIFVFEQPATQCFWMRNTILPLTAAFVADDGRIVNLVDMQPMTENSHCSLEPVRYVLEMNQGWFAKKNIKKGAKLGGELFTANKR from the coding sequence ATGTTCCAGCGTCTAGCCGCCCTGCTCCTCGTATCCGCGTCCTTCATGATGACGGCGCATGCCCAGCAGCAACCCCAGACCGATCTGCCGCGCACCCAGTTGTCGGTCGGCCTGTACAAGATCGATGCGCAGATTGCGCAGACCCCCCTGCAGCGCGAGATCGGCTTGATGTTCCGCAAGGAGATGCCGCAAGCCGAAGGCATGATCTTCGTGTTCGAGCAGCCTGCCACGCAGTGCTTCTGGATGCGCAACACGATCCTGCCGCTGACCGCCGCCTTCGTGGCCGACGACGGCCGCATCGTGAACCTGGTCGACATGCAGCCCATGACCGAGAACTCGCACTGCTCTCTGGAGCCGGTGCGCTACGTGCTCGAGATGAATCAAGGCTGGTTCGCCAAGAAGAACATCAAGAAGGGTGCGAAGCTCGGCGGAGAACTGTTCACAGCCAACAAGCGCTGA
- the sbcB gene encoding exodeoxyribonuclease I, with the protein MNHTFLWHDYETFGAVPRRDRPSQFAAIRTDAELNEVGEPLMIYCKPAPDYLPSPEACLITGITPQVCLERGIPEHEFAGHIERAFSQPGTIGVGYNTIRFDDEVTRFLFWRNLIDPYAREWQNDCGRWDLLDVVRLTYALRPDGIEWPKKEDGKPSFKLEDLARANGLLHESAHDALSDVRATIALARLIRDRQPKLFDFAFGLHRKDRVAVELGLPAMRETAKPFLHVSGMFPVERGCLAVMWPLASHPTNKNELLAWDLAHDPSELRDIDADTLRLRLFTRTADLPEGVVRLPVKGIHLNKSPMVVGNLRTLAPPMADRWGVDLDAAMRHAAIARDLPDMSAIWSKVYARPKEETPDVDEDLYGGFVGNADRRRLNQLRSLSPEELAKDRTGFDDGRLDEILFRYRARNWPELLSEEENERWEALRVAKLFKGEGGARTIEMLFSEVDALSENADERGEEILGALYEYAEAIAPEA; encoded by the coding sequence ATGAACCACACCTTTCTCTGGCACGACTACGAAACCTTCGGCGCGGTGCCGCGCCGCGACCGCCCCTCGCAGTTCGCGGCCATCCGCACCGATGCCGAGCTCAACGAAGTCGGCGAGCCGCTGATGATCTACTGCAAGCCCGCGCCGGACTACCTGCCCAGCCCCGAGGCCTGCCTGATCACCGGCATCACGCCGCAGGTGTGCCTGGAGCGCGGCATTCCCGAGCATGAATTCGCCGGCCACATCGAGCGCGCCTTCTCGCAGCCGGGCACCATCGGCGTCGGCTACAACACCATCCGTTTCGACGACGAGGTCACGCGATTCCTGTTCTGGCGCAACCTGATCGACCCCTATGCGCGCGAATGGCAGAACGACTGCGGCCGCTGGGACCTGCTCGACGTGGTGCGCCTCACCTACGCGCTGCGCCCCGACGGCATCGAATGGCCGAAGAAGGAAGACGGCAAGCCCAGCTTCAAGCTCGAAGACCTGGCGCGCGCCAACGGCCTGCTGCACGAGTCGGCGCACGACGCGCTCTCCGACGTGCGCGCCACCATCGCGCTGGCCCGGCTGATCCGCGACAGGCAGCCCAAGCTGTTCGACTTCGCCTTCGGCCTGCACAGGAAAGACCGCGTGGCCGTCGAGCTGGGGCTGCCCGCCATGCGCGAGACCGCCAAGCCCTTCCTGCACGTCTCGGGCATGTTCCCGGTCGAGCGCGGCTGCCTGGCCGTGATGTGGCCGCTGGCGAGCCATCCGACCAACAAGAACGAACTGCTGGCCTGGGACCTGGCCCACGACCCGAGCGAGCTGCGCGACATCGACGCCGACACCCTTCGCCTGCGCCTGTTCACCCGCACGGCCGACCTGCCCGAGGGCGTGGTGCGCCTGCCCGTGAAGGGCATCCACCTGAACAAGTCGCCGATGGTGGTCGGCAACCTGCGCACGCTGGCGCCGCCCATGGCCGATCGCTGGGGTGTCGACCTCGATGCAGCCATGCGCCACGCCGCCATCGCGCGCGACCTGCCCGACATGAGCGCCATCTGGTCGAAGGTCTATGCCCGCCCGAAGGAAGAAACACCCGATGTCGACGAAGACCTCTACGGCGGTTTCGTCGGCAACGCAGACCGCCGCCGCCTGAACCAGCTGCGCAGCCTGTCGCCCGAGGAGCTGGCCAAGGACCGCACCGGCTTCGACGACGGCCGGCTCGACGAGATCCTGTTCCGCTACCGCGCGCGCAACTGGCCCGAGCTGCTGAGCGAAGAAGAGAACGAGCGCTGGGAAGCCTTGCGCGTGGCAAAGCTCTTCAAGGGCGAGGGCGGGGCGCGCACCATCGAGATGCTGTTCAGCGAGGTCGATGCGCTCTCCGAGAACGCCGACGAGCGCGGCGAGGAGATCCTCGGCGCCCTCTACGAATACGCAGAGGCGATCGCGCCGGAAGCCTGA
- the cls gene encoding cardiolipin synthase, producing MILPVLSPEWKTGLSLAWSGYIAVLSVWIVMQKRAPVSTMSWILSLALLPFAGFVVYYFLGPQRLRKQRLKRLRSRAGASAQADVARLRDAAHNAPPALQQMARLGMATCGLPVSSAGGVELLSGGARTFDAIFEAVRAARNHIHLEYYIFEPDRIGTALRDLLVERARQGVTVRLLIDALGSKRIGRKFMAPLHDAGVKVALFHDTKIGRRLRPVTNYRTHRKIVVCDGRVGFTGGVNITDEEDKRTNPDAYHDVHLRIEGSAVRWLQTTFLEDWTYATGEDPRGMDDALDAMLPQLEAGNIPVQIVTSGPDNALEAIHRMHVEAIHSATHRAWLTTPYFVPGEPALMALTSAALRGVDVRLLVPRRSDSAIVSAAARSYFDELIAAGVKVWEYKARMLHSKTLVVDDHCAMIGTANFDNRSFRLNFEVCAVVYGPELAGPLAAQFETDLHSSGAVRANRRLGFWRRLGDAIARLFSPLL from the coding sequence TTGATCCTCCCCGTCCTCAGTCCCGAATGGAAAACCGGCCTCTCCCTCGCATGGAGCGGCTACATCGCCGTGCTGTCGGTCTGGATCGTGATGCAGAAGCGCGCGCCGGTGTCCACCATGAGCTGGATCCTGTCGCTGGCGCTGCTGCCGTTCGCGGGCTTCGTCGTCTATTACTTCCTCGGGCCGCAGCGCCTGCGCAAGCAGCGGCTCAAGCGCCTGCGCAGCCGTGCCGGCGCCTCCGCCCAGGCCGATGTGGCCCGGCTGCGCGACGCGGCACACAATGCGCCGCCCGCGCTCCAGCAGATGGCCAGGCTGGGCATGGCCACCTGCGGCCTGCCGGTGTCGAGCGCGGGCGGCGTCGAGCTGCTCTCGGGCGGCGCGCGCACCTTCGACGCGATCTTCGAGGCGGTGCGTGCCGCTCGGAACCACATCCACCTCGAGTACTACATCTTCGAGCCCGACAGGATCGGCACCGCGCTGCGCGACCTGCTGGTCGAGCGCGCAAGGCAGGGCGTGACGGTGCGCCTGCTGATCGATGCGCTCGGTTCCAAGCGCATCGGCCGCAAGTTCATGGCGCCGCTGCACGATGCCGGCGTGAAGGTGGCGCTGTTCCACGACACCAAGATCGGCCGCCGCCTGCGCCCGGTGACCAACTACCGCACCCACCGCAAGATCGTGGTGTGCGACGGCCGGGTCGGCTTCACGGGCGGCGTGAACATCACCGACGAGGAAGACAAGCGCACCAACCCCGACGCCTACCACGACGTGCACCTGCGCATCGAGGGCAGCGCGGTGCGCTGGCTGCAGACCACCTTCCTCGAGGACTGGACCTACGCCACCGGCGAAGACCCGCGCGGCATGGACGACGCCCTGGACGCGATGCTCCCGCAGCTCGAGGCCGGCAACATTCCCGTGCAGATCGTCACCAGCGGCCCCGACAACGCGCTCGAAGCCATCCACCGCATGCACGTCGAAGCCATCCATTCGGCCACGCACCGGGCCTGGCTGACCACGCCGTATTTCGTGCCCGGCGAGCCCGCGCTCATGGCGCTCACCAGCGCCGCGCTGCGCGGCGTCGACGTGCGCCTGCTGGTGCCGCGCCGCAGCGACTCGGCCATCGTGAGCGCCGCCGCGCGCTCCTACTTCGACGAGCTCATCGCCGCCGGCGTGAAGGTGTGGGAGTACAAGGCCCGCATGCTGCATTCCAAGACCTTGGTGGTCGACGACCATTGCGCGATGATCGGCACCGCGAATTTCGACAACCGCAGCTTCCGGCTCAACTTCGAGGTCTGCGCCGTGGTCTATGGTCCGGAACTGGCCGGCCCGCTGGCGGCGCAGTTCGAGACCGACCTGCACAGTTCCGGCGCGGTGCGCGCCAACCGGCGCCTGGGCTTCTGGCGCCGCCTCGGCGATGCGATTGCGCGCCTGTTTTCACCCTTGCTCTGA
- the clpA gene encoding ATP-dependent Clp protease ATP-binding subunit ClpA: MIAQELEVSLHMAFVEARQQRHEFITVEHLLLALLDNPSAAEVLRACSANVDDLRASLTNFIKDNTPQVAGTDDVDTQPTLGFQRVIQRAIMHVQSTGNGKKEVTGANVLVAIFGEKDSHAVYYLHQQGVTRLDVVNFIAHGIKKSDPPEAVKGAGEAPSSEGEEGGGERNEKASPLEQFTQNLNQLAKDGKIDPLIGREYEVERVIQILCRRRKNNPLLVGEAGVGKTAIAEGLAWRITQGDVPEILAESNVFSLDMGALLAGTKYRGDFEQRLKGVLKSLKDKPNAILFIDEIHTLIGAGAASGGTLDASNLLKPALSSGQLKCIGATTFTEYRGIFEKDAALSRRFQKVDVVEPSVQETVDILKGLKSRFEEHHGVKYAVAALQAAAELSAKYINDRHLPDKAIDVIDEAGAAQRILPPSKRKKTISKTEVEEIVAKIARIPPANVSNDDRSKLQTIERDLKSVVFGQDKALEVLASAVKMARSGLGKGDKPIGSFLFSGPTGVGKTEAAKQLAYIMGIELIRFDMSEYMERHAVSRLIGAPPGYVGFDQGGLLTEAVTKKPHAVLLLDEIEKAHPDIFNVLLQVMDHGTLTDNNGRKADFRNVIIIMTTNAGAETMNKATIGFTNPRQAGDEMGDIKRLFSPEFRNRLDAIVNFKALDENIILRVVDKFLLQLETQLSEKKVEVTFSDKLRKHLAKKGFDPLMGARPMQRLIQDTIRRALADELLFGRLTDGGRLEVDLDDKDEVLLDIQPLPKKEGKSKPEAEETAAG, translated from the coding sequence ATGATTGCCCAGGAACTGGAAGTCAGCTTGCACATGGCCTTCGTCGAGGCCCGGCAGCAGCGCCACGAGTTCATCACCGTGGAGCATTTGCTGCTCGCTTTGCTGGACAACCCGAGCGCCGCGGAAGTTCTGCGCGCCTGCTCGGCCAACGTCGACGACCTTCGGGCGTCGCTCACCAACTTCATCAAGGACAACACGCCACAGGTGGCGGGTACCGACGATGTCGACACCCAGCCGACCCTGGGTTTCCAGCGCGTCATCCAGCGCGCCATCATGCATGTGCAGTCCACCGGCAACGGCAAGAAGGAAGTCACCGGCGCCAACGTGCTGGTCGCGATCTTCGGTGAGAAGGACTCGCACGCTGTCTACTACCTCCACCAGCAGGGCGTGACCCGCCTCGACGTGGTCAACTTCATCGCCCACGGCATCAAGAAGAGCGACCCGCCGGAAGCCGTCAAGGGCGCGGGCGAAGCGCCTTCGAGCGAGGGCGAAGAGGGCGGCGGCGAACGCAACGAGAAGGCATCGCCGCTCGAGCAGTTCACCCAGAACCTCAACCAGCTCGCCAAGGACGGCAAGATCGACCCGCTGATCGGCCGCGAGTACGAGGTCGAGCGCGTCATCCAGATCCTGTGCCGCCGGCGCAAGAACAACCCGCTGCTCGTCGGCGAGGCCGGCGTGGGCAAGACCGCCATCGCCGAGGGGCTCGCATGGCGCATCACGCAGGGCGACGTGCCGGAAATCCTGGCCGAGTCGAACGTGTTTTCGCTCGACATGGGCGCGCTGCTGGCCGGCACCAAGTACCGCGGTGACTTCGAACAGCGCCTGAAGGGCGTGCTCAAGTCGCTCAAGGACAAGCCGAACGCCATCCTGTTCATCGACGAGATCCACACGCTGATCGGTGCGGGCGCGGCTTCGGGCGGCACGCTCGATGCGTCGAACCTGCTCAAGCCGGCGCTCTCCAGCGGACAGCTCAAGTGCATCGGCGCAACCACCTTCACCGAATACCGCGGCATCTTCGAAAAAGACGCGGCGCTGTCGCGTCGCTTCCAGAAGGTCGACGTGGTCGAGCCGTCGGTGCAGGAAACCGTCGACATCCTGAAGGGCCTGAAGTCGCGCTTCGAGGAACACCACGGCGTGAAGTACGCGGTGGCGGCCCTGCAGGCCGCGGCCGAGCTCAGCGCCAAGTACATCAATGACCGTCACCTGCCCGACAAGGCGATCGACGTCATCGACGAAGCCGGTGCCGCCCAGCGCATCCTGCCGCCGAGCAAGCGCAAGAAGACCATCAGCAAGACCGAGGTCGAGGAAATCGTGGCGAAGATCGCGCGCATTCCCCCGGCCAACGTCAGCAACGACGACCGCAGCAAGCTGCAGACCATCGAGCGCGACCTCAAGAGCGTGGTGTTCGGCCAGGACAAGGCGCTCGAAGTGCTCGCCTCGGCGGTCAAGATGGCGCGTTCGGGCCTGGGCAAGGGCGACAAGCCGATCGGCTCGTTCCTGTTCTCCGGCCCCACGGGCGTCGGCAAGACCGAAGCCGCAAAGCAGCTCGCCTACATCATGGGCATCGAGCTGATCCGCTTCGACATGTCGGAGTACATGGAGCGCCATGCGGTGAGCCGCCTGATCGGTGCGCCTCCGGGCTACGTCGGTTTCGACCAGGGTGGCCTGCTGACCGAGGCCGTCACGAAGAAGCCGCACGCTGTGCTGCTGCTCGACGAAATCGAGAAGGCGCACCCGGACATCTTCAACGTGCTGCTGCAGGTCATGGACCACGGCACGCTGACGGACAACAACGGGCGCAAGGCCGACTTCCGCAACGTCATCATCATCATGACGACGAACGCGGGTGCCGAGACCATGAACAAGGCGACCATCGGCTTCACCAACCCGCGCCAGGCGGGCGACGAGATGGGCGACATCAAGCGCCTGTTCTCGCCCGAGTTCCGCAACCGGCTGGACGCCATCGTCAACTTCAAGGCACTGGACGAGAACATCATCCTGCGCGTGGTCGACAAGTTCCTGCTGCAACTGGAAACCCAGCTCAGCGAGAAGAAGGTGGAAGTCACGTTCAGCGACAAGCTGCGCAAGCACCTGGCGAAGAAGGGCTTCGATCCGCTGATGGGCGCCCGCCCGATGCAGCGCCTGATCCAGGACACGATCCGTCGTGCACTGGCAGACGAGCTGCTGTTCGGTCGCCTGACCGACGGTGGCCGCCTCGAAGTCGACCTCGACGACAAGGACGAAGTGCTGCTCGACATCCAGCCGCTTCCCAAGAAGGAAGGCAAGTCCAAGCCCGAGGCCGAGGAAACCGCCGCAGGCTGA
- the clpS gene encoding ATP-dependent Clp protease adapter ClpS: protein MATRIPKTPSTPPAQKPAGDDGDSVVLERRPQKTAPPQMYQVVMLNDDYTPMEFVIVVLQEYFSKDRETATQIMLKIHLDGRGVCGVYSRDMAATKVNQVMEAAQQAGHPLQCVSEPVA, encoded by the coding sequence ATGGCAACGAGAATTCCCAAAACTCCCAGCACCCCGCCGGCCCAGAAACCGGCCGGGGATGACGGAGATTCGGTCGTCCTGGAGCGCCGGCCGCAGAAAACAGCGCCGCCCCAGATGTACCAGGTGGTGATGCTGAACGACGACTACACGCCAATGGAGTTCGTGATCGTCGTGCTGCAGGAATACTTCAGCAAGGACCGCGAAACCGCGACCCAGATCATGCTCAAGATCCACCTCGATGGCCGCGGTGTCTGTGGGGTCTATTCCCGCGACATGGCGGCTACCAAGGTCAATCAGGTGATGGAGGCCGCTCAGCAAGCAGGGCATCCGCTGCAATGTGTCAGCGAACCTGTTGCGTGA
- the icd gene encoding NADP-dependent isocitrate dehydrogenase yields MSSYQHIKVPTEGQKISVNADNSLNVPDQPIIPFIEGDGTGLDITPVMLKVVDAAVAKAYGGKKKIHWMEVYAGEKSTKVYGPDVWLPEETLQAVREYVISIKGPLTTPVGGGIRSLNVALRQELDLYVCLRPIRYFEGVPSPVREPHKTNMVIFRENSEDIYAGIEFEAESDKARKLIKFLQDEMGVKKIRFPNTSGIGVKPVSIEGTERLVRKALQYAIDNDKPSVTIVHKGNIMKFTEGGFRDWAYNLAAKEFGAELIDGGPWMKFKNPKTGKDITVKDSIADAFLQQILLRPAEYSVIATLNLNGDYVSDALAAQVGGIGIAPGANLSDTVAMFEATHGTAPKYAGKDYVNPGSEILSAEMMLRHMGWTEAADLIISSMEKSIASKKVTYDFARLMDGATQVSCSGFGQVMIDNM; encoded by the coding sequence ATGTCCAGCTATCAGCACATCAAAGTCCCGACCGAAGGCCAGAAGATCTCGGTCAATGCTGACAACTCCCTCAATGTGCCTGACCAACCGATCATCCCCTTCATCGAAGGCGACGGGACCGGACTGGACATCACGCCGGTGATGCTCAAGGTAGTGGACGCCGCGGTGGCCAAGGCCTACGGCGGCAAGAAGAAGATCCACTGGATGGAGGTCTACGCCGGCGAGAAGTCGACCAAGGTCTACGGCCCCGACGTCTGGCTGCCCGAAGAAACGCTGCAGGCCGTGCGCGAGTACGTCATCTCCATCAAGGGCCCGCTCACCACGCCGGTCGGCGGCGGCATCCGCTCGCTGAACGTCGCGCTGCGCCAGGAGCTCGACCTCTATGTCTGCCTGCGCCCCATCCGCTATTTCGAGGGCGTGCCCAGCCCGGTGCGCGAACCGCACAAGACCAACATGGTGATCTTCCGCGAGAACTCGGAAGACATCTATGCGGGCATCGAGTTCGAAGCCGAGAGCGACAAGGCCAGGAAGCTCATCAAGTTCCTGCAGGACGAAATGGGCGTCAAGAAGATCCGTTTCCCGAACACCTCGGGCATCGGCGTCAAGCCCGTGTCGATCGAAGGCACCGAACGCCTGGTGCGCAAGGCGTTGCAGTACGCCATCGACAACGACAAGCCCAGCGTGACCATCGTCCACAAGGGCAACATCATGAAGTTCACCGAGGGTGGCTTCCGTGACTGGGCCTACAACCTCGCCGCCAAGGAGTTCGGCGCTGAACTGATCGACGGTGGCCCGTGGATGAAGTTCAAGAATCCGAAGACAGGCAAGGACATCACCGTCAAGGACAGCATTGCCGACGCGTTCCTGCAGCAGATCCTTCTGCGCCCCGCGGAGTACAGCGTGATTGCCACGCTCAACCTCAACGGCGACTACGTGTCCGACGCCCTGGCTGCGCAGGTCGGCGGTATCGGCATCGCCCCGGGCGCGAACCTGAGCGACACCGTCGCGATGTTCGAGGCCACGCATGGCACGGCGCCCAAGTACGCGGGCAAGGACTACGTCAACCCCGGCTCCGAGATCCTCTCGGCCGAAATGATGCTGCGCCACATGGGCTGGACCGAAGCCGCCGACCTGATCATCAGCTCGATGGAAAAGTCGATCGCCAGCAAGAAGGTCACCTACGACTTCGCGCGACTGATGGACGGCGCCACGCAGGTGAGCTGCTCCGGTTTCGGCCAGGTCATGATCGACAACATGTAA
- a CDS encoding CatB-related O-acetyltransferase produces MLQINPELSTALEEYGLFLATGAMVALPFRFEPPVRLFVNVHTHGVSMGAYSYVAPLVQLHQFRMGRYCSVGDNLNVLTQHPSDWLTTHPVSHQPFFPPPFSHVSTHEYPQLERTVIGNDVWIGSRVSMKSGLTIGDGAIIGAGSVVTKDVPPFAVMGGVPARMIRRRFSDALIERIQACPWWDWDLRHLTLDWRKPEEAQTLLEAAVAEGRVVRWSPGWRVLEHGTPAEEGQARPLVVRVE; encoded by the coding sequence ATGCTGCAAATCAATCCCGAGCTGTCTACCGCCCTGGAGGAATACGGCCTGTTCCTCGCCACCGGCGCGATGGTGGCGCTGCCGTTTCGCTTCGAGCCGCCGGTGCGGCTGTTCGTGAACGTGCATACCCACGGCGTGTCGATGGGGGCGTACTCCTACGTCGCGCCGCTGGTGCAGCTGCACCAGTTCCGCATGGGTCGCTACTGCTCGGTCGGCGACAACCTCAACGTGTTGACCCAGCACCCGTCGGACTGGCTGACGACGCACCCGGTGTCGCACCAGCCGTTCTTTCCGCCGCCGTTCAGCCACGTGTCCACGCACGAGTACCCGCAGCTCGAACGGACCGTGATCGGCAACGACGTGTGGATCGGCTCGCGCGTGAGCATGAAGAGCGGCCTGACCATCGGCGACGGCGCGATCATCGGGGCGGGCTCGGTCGTGACCAAGGACGTGCCGCCGTTCGCCGTGATGGGCGGTGTGCCCGCGCGCATGATCCGCCGCCGCTTTTCCGACGCGCTCATCGAACGCATCCAGGCCTGCCCGTGGTGGGACTGGGACCTGCGCCACCTCACGCTCGACTGGCGCAAGCCCGAAGAGGCGCAGACCTTGCTCGAAGCCGCCGTGGCCGAAGGGCGGGTGGTGCGCTGGAGCCCGGGCTGGCGCGTGCTGGAGCACGGCACCCCGGCCGAGGAAGGCCAGGCGCGGCCGCTCGTGGTGCGGGTGGAATGA
- a CDS encoding cell envelope biogenesis protein TolA, translating to MSKILAVMIAGLFAAGAYAQNPAGTTPEQGNATNSKSQQRAEAKKAAKPAGQVKAAAGDEAKTPEGGAIGGDKAAASGEKRAETRDQRRRNKDGSVKRKSTQGGTPK from the coding sequence ATGAGCAAAATTCTCGCAGTCATGATCGCCGGCCTGTTTGCAGCTGGCGCTTACGCCCAAAACCCGGCTGGCACCACGCCCGAACAAGGGAACGCCACGAACAGCAAGTCGCAGCAACGTGCCGAAGCCAAGAAGGCTGCAAAGCCCGCCGGCCAAGTCAAGGCTGCTGCTGGCGACGAAGCCAAGACCCCCGAAGGCGGCGCCATCGGTGGCGACAAGGCTGCAGCTTCCGGCGAGAAGCGTGCTGAAACCCGCGACCAGCGTCGTCGCAACAAGGACGGCAGCGTCAAGCGCAAGTCGACCCAAGGCGGCACCCCGAAGTAA
- a CDS encoding GNAT family N-acetyltransferase: MSASDKDRNLVRRLTVSDAAAYRAVMLDAYASHPSAFTSTVQEREGVPLSWWEERLGAAADATQASVVYGAFDDAGMLAGAAGLAFGVRNRERHKATLFGMTVAASARRSGFGRRLVLALLDHARARDGLRLVQLTVTEGNDAAQKLYEDCGFRAFGLEPLAIDVDGELRGKVHMWCDLAPPASARPPVDRGNEGVHR, encoded by the coding sequence GTGTCCGCTTCCGACAAGGATAGAAACCTCGTTCGCCGGCTCACGGTCTCCGATGCGGCGGCCTACCGTGCCGTGATGCTGGATGCCTATGCCAGCCACCCCAGCGCCTTCACTTCCACCGTTCAGGAGCGCGAAGGCGTGCCGCTGAGCTGGTGGGAAGAGCGGCTCGGCGCCGCCGCGGACGCGACGCAGGCCAGCGTCGTCTACGGTGCATTCGACGACGCCGGCATGCTGGCAGGCGCGGCGGGGCTTGCCTTCGGCGTGCGAAACCGGGAGCGCCACAAGGCCACCCTGTTCGGCATGACCGTGGCCGCGTCGGCGCGCCGTTCGGGCTTCGGCCGCCGGCTGGTGCTCGCCTTGCTCGACCACGCGAGGGCCCGCGACGGCCTGCGGCTGGTGCAGCTCACCGTCACCGAAGGCAACGACGCGGCGCAAAAGCTGTACGAAGACTGCGGCTTCCGCGCCTTCGGCCTGGAGCCGCTGGCCATCGACGTCGATGGCGAATTGCGCGGCAAGGTCCACATGTGGTGCGACCTTGCGCCGCCCGCCTCAGCGAGGCCGCCGGTCGATAGAGGCAATGAAGGCGTCCACCGCTGA